Proteins encoded by one window of Emticicia oligotrophica DSM 17448:
- a CDS encoding LTA synthase family protein: METVWGIFWNGIRMDFSMSGYLSVLPFLLVTISNFIKKSRLENWIFSYTFVAVFFITLIVVIDLQVFNTWGYRLDATPLYYLKSPKEAWASVSSSPLLQLFISFIILLIIASYIVYRIITRNIDNWNYIDNLPFIPISAFCLIALIIPIRGSLGIAPMNQSTVYFSSNNFANISAVNAPWNFMSSIVNGTYDKVNPYTYLPKETLTDAIKKLYVNSNSTQNILRKDLKKPNVIFIIWESFTKKATEQKINGEEVTPNFNALKKEGIYFSNIYASGDRTDKGLPAILSGYPAQPTKSIITEPNKSAKLPVLSKDFGNNGYTTAFYYGGETDFANIKSYLFEADFQRIVSKQDFDPKDWNSKWGAQDGAVFTRFLSEHEKINQPFFSTLLTLSSHEPFEVPIQTKFVGEDEPSKFMNAMYYADQSLGNFISDAKKQSWWNNTLIVIVADHGHRIPETGKKIDDFKIPMLWLGGALEKTGIEVSNVGSQIDIASSVLRQAGINAYAYNWSKNIFDNKVKPWAFFSFNNGFGYVKQNSIEEKYLIFDNIGQKIIQKKGTITNIEIDEGKALMQRMFQDYLDK, from the coding sequence TTGGAAACTGTTTGGGGAATCTTTTGGAATGGAATTCGAATGGATTTTTCAATGTCGGGTTATTTATCAGTGTTACCTTTTTTATTAGTTACCATTTCAAACTTTATCAAAAAAAGTCGGCTTGAAAACTGGATTTTCTCCTACACTTTTGTTGCAGTTTTCTTTATAACATTAATTGTCGTAATTGACCTTCAGGTTTTCAATACTTGGGGTTATAGACTTGATGCAACCCCATTGTATTACTTAAAATCTCCAAAAGAAGCTTGGGCATCTGTTAGTTCTTCTCCACTCTTGCAATTATTTATTAGTTTCATAATTTTACTTATAATTGCCTCATATATTGTATACAGAATTATAACACGAAATATTGATAACTGGAATTACATTGATAATCTACCTTTTATTCCTATTTCAGCCTTCTGCTTAATTGCTTTGATAATTCCAATTCGCGGAAGTTTGGGTATTGCACCAATGAATCAAAGTACAGTTTATTTTTCAAGTAATAATTTTGCTAATATTTCCGCAGTTAATGCTCCTTGGAATTTTATGAGTTCGATTGTAAATGGTACTTACGACAAAGTTAATCCATATACATACTTACCGAAGGAGACCTTGACAGATGCCATAAAAAAACTGTATGTCAACTCTAATTCTACTCAAAATATACTTAGGAAAGATTTGAAAAAGCCCAATGTGATTTTTATTATTTGGGAAAGTTTCACTAAAAAAGCAACCGAACAGAAAATTAATGGAGAAGAAGTTACGCCAAACTTCAATGCCCTAAAAAAAGAGGGAATTTATTTTTCTAACATTTATGCGAGTGGTGACAGAACTGATAAAGGGCTTCCTGCCATTTTGAGTGGATATCCTGCACAACCAACCAAATCTATCATTACTGAACCCAATAAATCAGCAAAGCTACCTGTATTGAGCAAAGATTTTGGAAATAATGGTTATACAACTGCATTTTACTACGGCGGTGAAACCGATTTTGCTAATATAAAATCGTATTTGTTTGAAGCAGATTTTCAAAGAATTGTGAGTAAGCAAGATTTTGACCCTAAAGATTGGAATTCCAAGTGGGGAGCACAAGATGGAGCGGTATTTACTCGTTTTTTGAGTGAACATGAAAAAATAAATCAACCATTTTTTTCTACTTTACTTACATTAAGTAGTCATGAGCCATTTGAAGTGCCAATTCAAACTAAATTTGTTGGCGAAGACGAACCTTCAAAGTTTATGAATGCCATGTATTACGCAGACCAGTCTTTGGGTAATTTTATTTCAGACGCAAAAAAACAATCTTGGTGGAATAATACGCTTATTGTAATCGTTGCTGACCACGGCCACAGAATTCCTGAAACAGGGAAAAAAATTGATGATTTTAAAATACCAATGCTTTGGTTGGGTGGGGCACTTGAAAAAACTGGAATTGAAGTCTCAAATGTTGGTTCACAAATAGATATTGCTTCAAGTGTACTTCGTCAAGCTGGTATAAACGCCTACGCTTATAACTGGAGCAAGAATATTTTTGATAATAAAGTAAAACCTTGGGCCTTTTTTTCATTTAATAATGGCTTTGGTTATGTGAAGCAAAATTCAATTGAAGAGAAATATTTGATTTTTGATAATATCGGTCAAAAAATAATTCAAAAAAAGGGTACTATCACAAACATAGAAATTGATGAAGGAAAGGCATTAATGCAAAGAATGTTTCAAGACTACCTAGATAAATAG
- a CDS encoding C1 family peptidase → MKLKFDQGNGERVVQGYQYLAPSSNAERYRVSSKLKDAKLPAKVDLRTFMTPVEDQKQLSSCTANAVAGAYEYLIKKYLSKKAFDVSRLFIYYNARLRSGGPIKDSGSHIQYAVDSLMKLGACKEDTWPYEINKVNEKPNEKSYVSASDFKIENKKLIPVKLDDWKSALAEGFPIVFGVALFDSFDHCNKNGGVVPMPTPDEASRNAHGLHAMLCVGYSDVDEMFIVRNSWGEKWGDKGYCYMPYKYIINSKLNIGDSWIFGRSTPIPDSDETWIDDKKSVINDGKGYDKKNFDIYDSKDYKNFDALQDIEVIEYDEEEPEEYSELEYEGEGEYDEILDEYESQFEDEEEEYDEDEEEEDEEEEDEEEEDEEEEDEEEEDEEEEDEEEEDEEEEDEEEEDEEEEDEEEEEEEYDEEEEEEEEEEEEEEEEEEEEEEEDYDEEEEEEEGEEDEEYEEEAEEEEEEGGEEESSEEEEE, encoded by the coding sequence ATGAAATTAAAATTTGACCAAGGCAACGGCGAAAGAGTCGTTCAAGGTTATCAGTATTTGGCTCCAAGTTCAAATGCGGAGCGTTACCGTGTATCTTCAAAATTAAAAGATGCCAAACTTCCTGCAAAAGTTGATTTGAGAACTTTCATGACTCCCGTAGAGGACCAAAAACAATTAAGTAGCTGTACGGCTAATGCTGTTGCGGGTGCATATGAGTATTTAATAAAAAAATATTTAAGTAAAAAAGCATTCGATGTTAGTAGATTATTTATTTACTATAATGCTCGTTTACGATCTGGTGGTCCGATTAAAGATTCAGGTAGCCATATTCAATATGCCGTAGATAGCTTGATGAAATTAGGAGCTTGTAAAGAAGATACTTGGCCCTATGAGATTAATAAAGTCAATGAAAAACCCAATGAAAAATCTTATGTGTCAGCTTCAGATTTTAAAATAGAAAATAAAAAATTGATACCTGTTAAACTTGATGATTGGAAAAGTGCTTTGGCAGAAGGATTCCCAATTGTTTTTGGTGTAGCATTGTTCGATTCTTTCGACCATTGTAATAAAAATGGTGGTGTTGTACCTATGCCAACTCCAGATGAGGCTTCAAGAAATGCTCATGGGCTACATGCTATGTTGTGTGTAGGTTATTCTGACGTTGATGAAATGTTTATTGTACGAAATTCGTGGGGAGAAAAATGGGGTGATAAAGGATATTGTTATATGCCTTATAAATACATCATTAATAGCAAGTTAAATATAGGAGATAGCTGGATTTTTGGTCGTTCCACGCCAATTCCAGATTCAGATGAAACTTGGATTGATGATAAAAAATCAGTCATAAATGATGGTAAAGGCTATGATAAAAAGAATTTTGATATCTATGATTCAAAAGATTACAAAAATTTTGATGCCCTTCAGGATATTGAAGTTATTGAGTATGATGAAGAAGAACCAGAAGAATATAGTGAACTTGAATATGAAGGTGAGGGAGAATATGATGAGATTTTAGATGAATATGAATCTCAATTTGAGGATGAAGAGGAAGAATACGACGAAGACGAAGAGGAGGAAGACGAAGAGGAGGAAGACGAAGAGGAGGAAGACGAAGAGGAGGAAGACGAAGAGGAGGAAGACGAAGAGGAAGAAGACGAAGAGGAAGAAGACGAAGAGGAAGAAGACGAAGAGGAAGAAGACGAAGAGGAAGAAGACGAAGAAGAGGAAGAAGAAGAGTACGACGAAGAAGAGGAAGAAGAGGAAGAGGAAGAAGAAGAAGAGGAAGAAGAAGAGGAAGAAGAGGAAGAAGAAGATTACGACGAAGAAGAGGAGGAGGAGGAGGGTGAAGAAGACGAGGAGTACGAAGAAGAGGCCGAAGAGGAAGAAGAGGAAGGTGGTGAAGAGGAAAGCTCTGAGGAAGAAGAAGAGTAA
- a CDS encoding glutamine synthetase beta-grasp domain-containing protein: MANVPVAKLEYIWLDGYKPTQSLRSKTKIERNFSGKLEDCDMWSFDGSSTQQAPGGSSDCLLKPVFICPDPTRLGAGFLVMCEVLNADGTPHESNGRATIDDEDNDFWFGFEQEYFLWNNETNKPVGFPANGYPAPQGQYYCSVGAANAFGREMVEEHLEVCLQAGLNIEGINAEVAAGQWEFQGFAKGAKQAGDEMWVARYLLEKIGEKYGISINWHCKPLGDTDWNGSGMHANFSNTILRTAGKKEIYDAVCEAFAPVVKEHIAVYGADNHLRLTGKHETQSIDKFSYGVSDRGASIRIPIAAVQKGWKGWLEDRRPNSAADPYKVAARIIKTVKSAVIPAL; the protein is encoded by the coding sequence ATGGCAAACGTTCCAGTAGCAAAATTAGAGTACATTTGGCTTGATGGTTACAAACCTACTCAAAGCCTTCGCAGCAAAACCAAAATTGAGAGAAACTTTAGTGGTAAATTAGAAGATTGCGATATGTGGTCGTTTGATGGTTCTTCAACTCAACAAGCACCAGGCGGTTCTTCTGACTGTTTATTAAAGCCAGTTTTCATTTGCCCAGACCCAACTCGTTTAGGTGCAGGTTTTCTTGTAATGTGTGAAGTTTTAAATGCTGATGGAACTCCACATGAGTCTAACGGTCGTGCTACTATCGATGACGAAGACAATGATTTTTGGTTCGGATTTGAACAAGAATATTTCTTGTGGAATAATGAAACAAACAAGCCTGTAGGTTTCCCAGCAAATGGTTACCCAGCTCCTCAAGGTCAATACTATTGTTCAGTGGGTGCAGCGAATGCATTCGGACGTGAAATGGTTGAAGAACACCTAGAAGTTTGTTTACAAGCAGGTTTGAACATTGAAGGTATCAACGCTGAGGTTGCTGCTGGACAATGGGAATTCCAAGGATTTGCTAAAGGTGCAAAGCAGGCAGGTGATGAAATGTGGGTTGCACGCTATTTATTAGAAAAAATCGGTGAAAAATATGGTATCTCAATCAACTGGCATTGTAAGCCTCTAGGCGACACTGACTGGAATGGTTCAGGTATGCACGCTAACTTCTCAAATACAATTCTGAGAACAGCTGGTAAAAAAGAAATTTATGATGCAGTTTGTGAAGCTTTTGCTCCTGTAGTTAAAGAACACATCGCAGTATATGGTGCAGATAACCACTTACGTTTAACAGGTAAACACGAAACACAGTCAATTGATAAATTCTCTTATGGTGTTTCTGACCGTGGTGCTTCAATTCGTATTCCGATTGCAGCTGTTCAAAAAGGATGGAAAGGATGGTTGGAAGATCGTCGTCCAAACTCTGCTGCTGACCCATACAAAGTTGCAGCTCGTATCATCAAAACTGTTAAAAGTGCAGTTATTCCTGCTCTATAA